TCCGGTAGAACTACGTCATGTTGTGATCGCTCCCACGTTGCATCTATAGGATCGAGCAAACAGCCTGCTGCCCGTCGCAGGCACAGGCCAGAACCCGGACCGGAGCCATGAGCGCAAACCCGAGCAACACCGACGTCGATGCCGCCGACCAGGCGACGTGGCGGCCGCGCCTGGCGCTGCTGGTGGCCGCGACGTTTTTCATGGAGTTCCTGGACGGGACCATCCTCACCACGGCCATTCCCAGCATCGCCTCCGATTTTCGGGTAGCGCCGGCCGACGTCAATATCACCATGACGGCGTACCTGGTGACGGTCGCCATGGGCATTCCGTTGAGCAGTTGGCTGGCGGAGCGGTTCGGCGCCCGCCGGATTTTCTGTCTCGCAATATCGGTGTTCACTCTTGCCTCCGTGCTCTGCGCGATCAGCACCGACCTGACCATGCTCACGCTCAGCCGGGTGGCCCAGGGCATGGGCGGGGCCATGATGGTTCCGGTGGGTACGTTGGTGGTGCTGCGGGGCACTCCCAAGTCCGAACTCCTCCGGGCCACCGCCTACCTCGTGTGGCCGGGCCTCCTTGCTCCCGTGCTGGCTCCGATGGTTGGCGGCGCCCTGACCACCTTCCTGTCATGGCACTGGATCTTCATCATCAACGTTCCGCTGGGGCTGGCTGCCTTCATCGCTGCCCTTAGGCTGGTGCCGCGGACACAGTTCGACGGGAAGCGCCGGCTGGACTGGTTCGGCCTGTTGCTGACCACGCTGGGTGTAGGCGCGTTGGTGGTGGGTTTGGAGACTTTGGGTGGGCACGCATCAAATGTCCTGGCCGCAGGAGTTGTCTTTGCCGGAGTAATGTCCCTGGCAGGCGCTGTCTGGTGGATGAGCAAAGCGAAAGTTCCGCTGTTCAACCTCAGCGTCTTCGGTACGCGGACCTTCAGGGCAACATCCACCGGGGGTTTCATTTACCGGCTGACCATCAGCTCTGTCCCATTCCTGCTGCCACTGATGTTCCAGGACGGGTTTGGCTGGGACCCCCTGAAGGCCGGCGTCATGGTCGCAGCGGTGTTCGTGGGCAACATTGGAATTAAACCGGCCACTACGCCCCTGATCAGGCGTTTCGGGTTCAAGCCGGTGCTCGTTTTCGCCTCGTTCGCGTCGGCCGTGACGTTTGCGATGTGTGCTTTCCTGGACGCCCAAACACCCGAGCCGCTCATTTTCGCCCTGCTGCTGTTCAGCGGTGCCTTCCGTTCCATCGGTTTCTCCGCCTACGCCTCGGTGCAGTACGCGGACATCGTCCCGGGGCAGCTGCCCTCGGCCAACGCCATATCGGCAACGCTGGTTCAGTTGGCGGCAGCGGCCGGGATCGCCGTGGGTGCTTTGTTCCTGCGCCTGTTCGAGGCCACTGACGTGTTCGGTCCGGATCAGGAGGCGGCTTACAAGGGGGCCTTCGTAGCCATGGCTGTTCTCATGCTGATCAGCACTGTAGACAGCCTCGCCCTCCACCGTCATGCGGGGGCTGAAGTCAGCGGCGGCGCCAAGCGGGGTTAGCCGGAAGCCAAAGGCGCTTAAACGCAAAAGGTCCCGGTTCGAAAACCGGGACCTGTTCGCGGAGACGGGGGATTTGAACCCCCGGTGGAGTTGTGCCCCACACTTCATTAGCAGTGAAGCCCATTCGGCCGCTCTGGCACGTCTCCCTTTGCTATTGCTAGCCCACCAAGGATACGCAGAACGTGCCGTCGAGCGCAAAACGCGGCCATTCTGCTGCCCATTTCGCTGGTTCGCCGCGGGACGGGCCGTGCGAACGGCCTGGTAGGCAGCGAACCAGCGAATCGGACCTCACACAGCTACTCGTTGCTTCCGGCCAGCGCACGCCACAGGAAGTGGTTGCTCCGCGCCTGCAACGATGCCGCCTGCCTGTTGTCCGAGGCACCGGCGTGGCCACCCTCGAGGGCCTCGTGGAACCACACATTCGGGATGCCCATGGCCTGCATGCGCGCAGCCATCTTGCGGGCTTGGACCGGTCCCACGCGGTCATCCGAGGTGGCAGTCCAGATGAACGTCTCGGGGTATTCCACACCGTCGTGAAGCAGGTGGTACGGCGAGAAGGTGCGGATGAACTCCCACTGCGCGGGGACATCAGGGTCCCCGTACTCGGCAATCCACGAGTACCCGGCGGAGAGCTTGGTGTACCGGCGCATGTCCAGGAGCGGCACGCCGCAGGACACGGCACCGAACAGTTCGGGGTACTGGGTGAGCATGTTTCCCACCAGAAGTCCGCCGTTGGAGCCGCCGACGCAGCCCAGACGCGAGCGGCTGGTAACGCCGCGGGAGATCAGGTCCCGGGCCACAGCGGCGAAATCCTCGTAGGCGCGGTGACGGTTTTCCTGGAGGGCAGCCCGGTGCCAGGAGGGCCCGTATTCGCCACCGCCCCGGATGTTGGCCACAACATACACGCCGCCGCGCGAGTGCGTGCCGGAACCGTCTTCGGCGGAAACGCCCACTGTTCGCCGCTCAAGCCACGCCCGGCCGATTGATC
Above is a genomic segment from Arthrobacter sp. YN containing:
- a CDS encoding MFS transporter yields the protein MSANPSNTDVDAADQATWRPRLALLVAATFFMEFLDGTILTTAIPSIASDFRVAPADVNITMTAYLVTVAMGIPLSSWLAERFGARRIFCLAISVFTLASVLCAISTDLTMLTLSRVAQGMGGAMMVPVGTLVVLRGTPKSELLRATAYLVWPGLLAPVLAPMVGGALTTFLSWHWIFIINVPLGLAAFIAALRLVPRTQFDGKRRLDWFGLLLTTLGVGALVVGLETLGGHASNVLAAGVVFAGVMSLAGAVWWMSKAKVPLFNLSVFGTRTFRATSTGGFIYRLTISSVPFLLPLMFQDGFGWDPLKAGVMVAAVFVGNIGIKPATTPLIRRFGFKPVLVFASFASAVTFAMCAFLDAQTPEPLIFALLLFSGAFRSIGFSAYASVQYADIVPGQLPSANAISATLVQLAAAAGIAVGALFLRLFEATDVFGPDQEAAYKGAFVAMAVLMLISTVDSLALHRHAGAEVSGGAKRG